In Agelaius phoeniceus isolate bAgePho1 chromosome 14, bAgePho1.hap1, whole genome shotgun sequence, a single genomic region encodes these proteins:
- the TIMM8A gene encoding mitochondrial import inner membrane translocase subunit Tim8 A: MDPPSAAGLGGADPQLQRFIEVETQKQRFQQLVHQMTELCWEKCMDKPGPKLDSRAETCFVNCVERFIDTSQFILNRLEQTQKSKSAFSESLSD; this comes from the exons ATGGACCCGCCGTCCGCCGCCGGGCTGGGCGGGGCCGACCCCCAGCTCCAGCGCTTCATCGAGGTGGAGACGCAGAAGCAGCGCTTCCAGCAGCTGGTGCACCAGATGACCGAGCTCTGCTGG GAGAAGTGCATGGACAAGCCGGGCCCCAAGCTGGACAGCCGGGCTGAGACGTGCTTCGTGAACTGCGTGGAGCGCTTCATCGACACGAGCCAGTTCATCCTGAACCGGCTGGAGCAGACGCAGAAATCCAAGTCGGCCTTCTCGGAGAGCCTGTCCGACTGA
- the LOC129125637 gene encoding magnesium transporter NIPA2-like isoform X2, with the protein MGAGFGAGLGLALASSAFIGSSFVLKKKGLLRLCGRARAVSRLFPLHSGQGGHAYLREWLWWAGLLCMGVGEAANFAAYAFAPATLVTPLGALSVLVSAVLSSIFLNEQLNVHGKIGCILSILGSTVMVIHAPQEEEVSSLESMAEKLKDPGFIVFAVCVLVSSLLLIFVAGPRYGQSNVLVYVLVCSAIGSLSVSCVKGLGIALKELFSGKPVLKEPLGWVLLVCLVICISIQINYLNKALDIFNTSVVTPIYYVLFTTAVMTCSAILFKEWQHLVLDNIIGSISGFLTIVSGIFLLHAFRDMPFTPSLLPLFLQPARADPHPPWSTADRHQSCQHQPLLPSEDKDSQSAEEEK; encoded by the exons ATGGGCGCCGGGTTCggcgcggggctggggctggccctggccTCCAGCGCCTTCATCGGCAGCAGCTTCGTCCTGAAGAAGAAGGGGCTGCTCCGGCTGTGCGGCCGCGCCCGAGCAG TTTCTCGTTTGTTTCCTTTGCACTCAGGGCAAGGAGGGCACGCGTACCTGCgagagtggctttggtgggcagggctgctgtgca TGGGAGTTGGAGAAGCTGCAAATTTCGCCGCCTATGCCtttgcccctgcaacactggtaACTCCACTGGGTGCTCTGAGTGTCCTTGTTAG tgcaGTTCTGTCTTCCATCTTCCTGAATGAGCAGCTGAATGTTCACGGGAAGATTGGCTGCATCCTGAGTATCCTGGGCTCCACTGTGATGGTGATCCATGCCCCACAGGAAGAAGAGGTTTCCAGCCTGGAGTCAATGGCAGAGAAGCTGAAAGATCCAG GATTCATTGTATTTGCTGTGTGTGTCCTGGTGAGCTCCCTTCTGCTCATCTTTGTGGCTGGACCCCGTTATGGACAGAGCAACGTCCTGGTTTATGTTTTGGTCTGCTCTGCCATCGGCTCGCTGTCTGTATCCTGTGTTAAAGGCCTGGGGATTGCCCTGAAGGAATTGTTCTCTGGGAAGCCAGTCCTGAAGGAACCCCTGGGCTGGGTGCTCCTGGTGTGCCTGGTGATCTGCATCAGCATCCAGATCAACTATCTGAACAAAGCCCTGGACATTTTCAACACCTCTGTGGTCACACCCATTTACTACGTGCTGTTTACCACAGCAGTCATGACGTGCTCTGCCATCCTCTTCAAGGAGTGGCAGCACCTGGTGCTGGACAACATCATCGGCTCCATCAGCGGCTTCCTCACCATCGTGTCGGGCATCTTCCTCCTGCACGCCTTCAGGGACATGCCCTTcacccccagcctcctgcccctcttcctgcagccagccagggcaGACCCACACCCTCCCTGGAGCACTGCAGACAGACATCAGTCCTGCCAGCACCAGCCTCTGCTGCCCTCCGAGGACAAGGACTCTCAGAGTGCAGAAGAGGAGAAGTGA
- the LOC129125637 gene encoding magnesium transporter NIPA2-like isoform X1, protein MGAGFGAGLGLALASSAFIGSSFVLKKKGLLRLCGRARAGQGGHAYLREWLWWAGLLCMGVGEAANFAAYAFAPATLVTPLGALSVLVSAVLSSIFLNEQLNVHGKIGCILSILGSTVMVIHAPQEEEVSSLESMAEKLKDPGFIVFAVCVLVSSLLLIFVAGPRYGQSNVLVYVLVCSAIGSLSVSCVKGLGIALKELFSGKPVLKEPLGWVLLVCLVICISIQINYLNKALDIFNTSVVTPIYYVLFTTAVMTCSAILFKEWQHLVLDNIIGSISGFLTIVSGIFLLHAFRDMPFTPSLLPLFLQPARADPHPPWSTADRHQSCQHQPLLPSEDKDSQSAEEEK, encoded by the exons ATGGGCGCCGGGTTCggcgcggggctggggctggccctggccTCCAGCGCCTTCATCGGCAGCAGCTTCGTCCTGAAGAAGAAGGGGCTGCTCCGGCTGTGCGGCCGCGCCCGAGCAG GGCAAGGAGGGCACGCGTACCTGCgagagtggctttggtgggcagggctgctgtgca TGGGAGTTGGAGAAGCTGCAAATTTCGCCGCCTATGCCtttgcccctgcaacactggtaACTCCACTGGGTGCTCTGAGTGTCCTTGTTAG tgcaGTTCTGTCTTCCATCTTCCTGAATGAGCAGCTGAATGTTCACGGGAAGATTGGCTGCATCCTGAGTATCCTGGGCTCCACTGTGATGGTGATCCATGCCCCACAGGAAGAAGAGGTTTCCAGCCTGGAGTCAATGGCAGAGAAGCTGAAAGATCCAG GATTCATTGTATTTGCTGTGTGTGTCCTGGTGAGCTCCCTTCTGCTCATCTTTGTGGCTGGACCCCGTTATGGACAGAGCAACGTCCTGGTTTATGTTTTGGTCTGCTCTGCCATCGGCTCGCTGTCTGTATCCTGTGTTAAAGGCCTGGGGATTGCCCTGAAGGAATTGTTCTCTGGGAAGCCAGTCCTGAAGGAACCCCTGGGCTGGGTGCTCCTGGTGTGCCTGGTGATCTGCATCAGCATCCAGATCAACTATCTGAACAAAGCCCTGGACATTTTCAACACCTCTGTGGTCACACCCATTTACTACGTGCTGTTTACCACAGCAGTCATGACGTGCTCTGCCATCCTCTTCAAGGAGTGGCAGCACCTGGTGCTGGACAACATCATCGGCTCCATCAGCGGCTTCCTCACCATCGTGTCGGGCATCTTCCTCCTGCACGCCTTCAGGGACATGCCCTTcacccccagcctcctgcccctcttcctgcagccagccagggcaGACCCACACCCTCCCTGGAGCACTGCAGACAGACATCAGTCCTGCCAGCACCAGCCTCTGCTGCCCTCCGAGGACAAGGACTCTCAGAGTGCAGAAGAGGAGAAGTGA
- the TAF7L gene encoding transcription initiation factor TFIID subunit 7-like: MSKGKDDAPHELESQFVLRLPPEYASTVRRAVQSGNVNLKDRLTIELHADGRHGIVRVDRVPLAAKLVDLPCIIESLKTIDKKTFYKTADICQMLVCTVDGDLYPPLEEQTVTTDPKANKKKDKDREKKFIWNHGITLPLKNVRKRRFRKTAKKKYIESPDVEKEVKRLLSTDAEAVSVRWEVIAEDETKEVDNHGSLTSLDISSPGMSGHKQGHGSSEHDELREIFNDISSSSEDEDERDHHDDEDLNIMDTEEDLERQLQDKLNESDGQQQENEGSNQIAMGIQKQIDNLKSKLQETQDRRKRQEDLIMKVENLALKTRLQAVLDEFKQQEEREKQQMASLQEQLESLMEK; the protein is encoded by the exons ATGAGCAAGGGCAAGGACGATGCTCCGCACGAGCTCGAGAGCCAGTTCGTGCTGCGGCTGCCCCCG GAATATGCCTCGACTGTGCGGCGAGCAGTCCAGTCTGGGAATGTCAACCTGAAGGACAGGCTCACCATTGAGCTGCACG CGGACGGGCGCCATGGGATTGTCCGTGTGGACCGGGTGCCACTGGCAGCCAAGCTGGTGGATCTGCCCTGCATCATCGAGAGCTTAAAAACCATTGACAAGAAAACCTTCTACAAGACAGCAGATATTTGCCAG ATGCTTGTTTGCACTGTGGATGGTGATCTGTACCCACCTTTGGAAGAGCAAACAGTGACCACTGACCCCAAGGCAAacaagaagaaggacaaggacagagaGAAGAAATTCATATGGAACCATGGCA TCACCCTTCCCCTGAAAAATGTACGGAAGCGGCGGTTCCGGAAGACAGCTAAGAAGAAG TATATTGAGTCTCCTGATGTGGAAAAAGAGGTGAAACGTCTCCTGAGCACTGATGCTGAGGCTGTCAGTGTCC GCTGGGAAGTCATTGCTGAAGATGAAACAAAAGAAGTGGACAACCATGGTTCACTCACCAGCCTGGACATCTCCTCCCCAGGGATGTCGGGGCATAAGCAAGGCCATGGCTCCTCAG AACACGATGAACTGCGGGAGATATTTAATGatatcagcagcagcagtgaggatgaagatgagAGGGATCATCATGATGATGAAGATCTGAACATCATGGACACTGAGGAGGACTtggagaggcagctgcaggacaAGCTGAATGAGTctgatgggcagcagcaggagaatgAGGGGTCCAACCAGATCG CCATGGGCATCCAGAAACAGATTGACAACCTGAAAAGTAAACTCCAGGAAACTCAAGACAGGAGGAAGCGCCAGGAAGATCTCATCATGAAAGTGGAGAACCTTGCCCTCAAG ACCCGTCTCCAGGCCGTGCTGGATGAGTTCAAGCAGCAAGAAGAGCGAGAGAAGCAGCAG ATGgcatccctgcaggagcagctggagtcCCTCATGGAGAAGTGA
- the LOC129125992 gene encoding aryl-hydrocarbon-interacting protein-like 1, whose amino-acid sequence MEETYLLNVEGVKKKILHGGQGELPKLQDGSKFTFHFQTLKDDFERTVIDDSREAGMPMEIIVGKMFKLEIWETLLSSMRIGEVAEFWCDAIHTGMYALVSRGMRRIAEGRDPLEGQKHRCGMGNMFDYHSTGYEDLDELQRTPQPLIFIMELFRVEDPSAYKRDTWAMSKEEKLAAVPVLHSEGNRLVLRREFAQAAAKYQEAVICLRNLQAKEKPWEDGWLKLESLVTPLVLNYCQCQLELGEYYEVLEHTTELLQKHNDNAKAYFKRAKAHAAVWNEREAREDFQRVAHLDPSMAAAVKKELKQLGERMRKKHVEDRKRYQGLFQSGQGLKGREGRESREGPPGLRVKGQHQQEKKPGESL is encoded by the exons ATGGAAGAAACCTACCTGCTGAATGTGGAAGGGGTCAAAAAGAAGATTCTGCATGGAGGCCAAGGGGAGCTGCCGAAGCTGCAGGATGGGAGCAAG TTCACCTTCCACTTCCAGACGCTGAAGGACGACTTTGAGCGGACAGTGATCGATGACAGCCGGGAGGCTGGCATGCCCATGGAGATCATCGTGGGCAAGATGTTCAAGCTGGAGATCTGGGAGACGCTGCTCAGCTCCATGAGGAttggggaggtggcagagttcTGGTGTGACGCCATT CACACAGGCATGTACGCCCTGGTCTCCAGGGGCATGAGGAGGATCGCAGAGGGACGGGACCCCCTGGAGGGCCAGAAGCACCGCTGTGGCATGGGCAACATGTTTGACTACCACAGCACAGGATACGAGGACCTGGACGAGCTGCAGCGGACGCCTCAGCCTCTCATCTTCATCATGGAGCTGTTCCGG GTGGAGGACCCCTCAGCATACAAACGTGACACCTGGGCCATGAGCAAGGAGGAGaagctggcagcagtgcccGTGCTGCACAGCGAGGGCAACCGGCTGGTGCTGCGCAGGGAGTTCGCGCAGGCGGCCGCCAAGTACCAGGAGGCTGTCATCTGCCTCAGGAACCTGCAGGCCAAG gagaagccatggGAGGATGGCTGGCTGAAGCTGGAGAGCCTGGTCACTCCACTGGTGCTCAACTACTGCCAGTGCCAGCTGGAGCTCGGCGAGTACTACGAGGTGCTGGAGCACACCACGGAGCTCCTGCAGAAACACAACG ACAATGCCAAGGCCTATTTCAAGCGGGCAAAGGCCCACGCTGCTGTCTGGAACGAGAGGGAGGCGCGGGAGGACTTCCAGCGCGTGGCTCACCTCGACCCCTCCATGGCGGCCGCCGTGAAGAaggagctgaagcagctgggGGAGAGGATGAGGAAGAAGCACGTGGAGGATCGGAAACGCTACCAGGGCCTCTTCCAGTCAGGCCAGGGCCTGAAGGGCCGTGAGGGGCgggagagcagggag ggacccccagggctGCGGGTGAaggggcagcaccagcaggagaAGAAGCCCGGGGAGAGCCTGTAG